One Tunturibacter gelidoferens genomic region harbors:
- a CDS encoding efflux RND transporter permease subunit, with protein MIRKLVDFALNNRWLILGLAIMLFAWGIVSFHNLPVEAYPDVANNYVQIITQWPGRAAEEIEQQVTIPLEIGMAGIPHMTHLRSTSLAGISSLNLIFDDDSVNDWNREKVLERLAQVTLPTGIQPQMGTDWSPVGQIYWYTLRSTNPLYDNMDLKSLEDWTIEKQFKSVPGVVDDSSFGGMTREYQVRVDPDKLVAYGLSIGQVEQQLANNNTNAGGSFIEQGQQQINVREVGLYKNVHDIEETVLKTQSGTALRVKDIATVAQGPKIRLGQIGKACRAGGLPLTDPPGSWTANDPCVDHQDKPGSSKAIHREDGKIVDDGDVVEGIVALQKGDDSEFALAGIHKKVDELNNRVLPPGVKVVPFLDRSDLLHYTTHTVLHNLTEGIILVVIILFLFLGNVRGALIVSLTIPFALLFASICLDLRHIPANLLSLGALDFGMVVDGAVVMVENIVRHLSHQRKDSLSPAEQIREAAHEVQRPVFYAIGIIITAYLPIFTLQAVEGRLFQPMAWTVAFALLGALVFSMLIAPVLASLLFPNGTTEWQNPVMAWLTDRYRHSARWAIEHRYVTLSVAGGALALALFLGLSGVIGSEFLPHLDEGAIWVRGTLAPSTGPTESLRVMNQARIILSSFPEVTQVVSQTGRPDDGTDVTGFFNTEYFVDLKPKEAWRPVFKKNKDELIGAMDRELEKMPGVIWNFSQPISDNVEEAVSGVKGELAVKIYGDDLKTLEAKGDQIVSIMSKIKGVSDLGLFRVIGQPNLNYTVNRSAAARFGINVADIQDAIQTAVGGNAVSQVLQGEARYDLVVRYLPQYRDTQEAINNIRLLSPSGERVSLAQLTNISMEDGAETISREGGQRFVAIKYSVRNRDLGSTVEEAIAKVNEQVKLPPGYKIDWAGEYESQKRSSRRLMLVLPVTILIIFIILYSMFHSGKWAGLILVNVSMAPVGGLLALLLTHTNFSVSSGVGFLALFGVSVQTGVIMLEYINQMRVRGHSIEESAIEGAVLRLRPIMMTMLVATLGLLPAATSHGIGSDSQRPFAMVIVGGLIGALLISVFLLPTLYVWIARPDDVLPTPETEFEN; from the coding sequence ATGATTCGTAAGCTCGTCGATTTTGCACTGAACAATCGCTGGCTGATACTCGGCCTCGCGATTATGCTGTTCGCCTGGGGCATCGTCTCCTTCCACAACCTGCCGGTGGAAGCCTACCCCGACGTTGCCAACAACTACGTCCAGATCATCACCCAGTGGCCCGGCCGCGCCGCCGAGGAGATCGAGCAGCAGGTCACCATCCCGCTCGAGATCGGAATGGCGGGCATCCCGCACATGACCCACCTGCGGTCAACCTCGCTCGCCGGAATCTCCAGCCTCAACCTTATTTTTGACGACGACTCGGTCAACGACTGGAATCGTGAAAAGGTTCTTGAGCGCCTCGCCCAGGTCACTCTCCCAACGGGCATTCAACCGCAGATGGGCACCGACTGGAGCCCCGTCGGTCAGATCTATTGGTACACCCTCCGCAGCACCAACCCGCTCTACGACAACATGGATCTCAAGTCCCTCGAGGACTGGACCATCGAAAAGCAGTTTAAATCCGTTCCCGGTGTTGTCGACGACTCAAGCTTTGGTGGCATGACACGCGAGTATCAGGTCCGCGTCGATCCCGACAAACTCGTTGCTTACGGGCTCAGCATCGGTCAGGTCGAGCAGCAGCTGGCCAACAACAACACCAACGCAGGCGGCAGTTTTATCGAACAGGGCCAGCAGCAGATCAACGTCCGCGAAGTTGGCCTTTACAAGAATGTCCACGATATAGAAGAGACCGTCCTTAAGACTCAGTCCGGCACCGCACTCCGCGTCAAAGATATCGCGACGGTCGCCCAGGGACCGAAGATCCGGCTCGGTCAGATCGGCAAAGCATGTCGCGCCGGGGGCCTGCCTCTCACCGACCCACCAGGTTCCTGGACCGCGAACGACCCGTGCGTCGATCACCAGGACAAGCCTGGCAGCTCAAAGGCGATCCATCGGGAAGATGGAAAGATCGTCGATGACGGGGACGTTGTTGAGGGCATTGTTGCTCTCCAGAAGGGGGATGACTCTGAGTTCGCCCTGGCTGGCATTCACAAGAAGGTGGACGAACTCAACAACCGTGTCCTCCCGCCAGGAGTCAAGGTCGTCCCGTTTCTTGATCGAAGCGACCTGCTTCACTACACAACCCATACGGTGCTGCATAACCTCACCGAAGGCATCATCCTCGTCGTCATCATTCTCTTCCTGTTTCTGGGGAACGTCCGCGGCGCTCTCATCGTCTCTCTCACCATTCCGTTTGCTCTTCTCTTTGCCTCCATCTGTCTCGACCTCCGGCACATCCCCGCGAATCTCCTGTCTCTGGGCGCGTTGGACTTCGGCATGGTTGTCGACGGCGCTGTCGTAATGGTGGAAAACATCGTCCGTCACCTCAGCCATCAGCGCAAAGACTCGCTGTCTCCGGCAGAGCAGATTCGCGAGGCCGCGCACGAAGTGCAGCGCCCCGTCTTCTACGCGATCGGCATCATCATCACGGCCTATCTGCCGATCTTCACCCTGCAGGCAGTTGAAGGCCGTCTCTTCCAGCCCATGGCCTGGACCGTGGCGTTCGCTCTTCTCGGTGCTCTTGTCTTCTCCATGCTGATCGCGCCGGTTCTGGCCAGCCTGCTCTTTCCCAACGGCACAACGGAATGGCAGAACCCGGTGATGGCGTGGCTCACCGATCGATATCGTCACTCCGCGAGATGGGCCATCGAGCATCGTTACGTTACGCTCAGCGTGGCAGGTGGGGCTCTTGCTCTTGCTCTGTTCCTGGGGCTCAGCGGCGTGATCGGGTCAGAGTTTCTTCCTCATCTCGATGAAGGCGCCATCTGGGTGCGTGGCACACTCGCCCCAAGCACCGGTCCCACGGAGAGCCTGCGAGTGATGAATCAGGCTCGTATCATCCTCTCTTCTTTTCCCGAGGTGACCCAGGTCGTAAGTCAGACCGGTCGTCCTGACGACGGCACCGATGTTACCGGTTTCTTCAACACGGAGTACTTTGTCGACCTGAAGCCCAAAGAAGCGTGGCGTCCCGTCTTCAAGAAAAACAAAGACGAGCTGATCGGTGCGATGGACCGCGAGCTGGAGAAGATGCCCGGCGTCATCTGGAACTTCTCGCAGCCGATCTCCGACAACGTCGAAGAGGCCGTCAGCGGTGTCAAAGGCGAACTCGCCGTCAAGATCTACGGGGATGATCTCAAGACCCTCGAGGCGAAGGGTGACCAGATCGTCTCCATCATGAGCAAAATCAAAGGAGTAAGTGATCTCGGGCTATTTCGCGTCATCGGCCAGCCCAATCTGAACTACACCGTAAATCGCTCGGCCGCGGCACGCTTTGGAATCAATGTCGCCGATATTCAGGACGCAATCCAAACCGCAGTGGGGGGCAACGCAGTCAGCCAGGTTCTTCAGGGTGAAGCGCGTTACGACCTCGTCGTCCGCTATCTGCCGCAGTACCGCGACACGCAGGAGGCCATCAATAATATCCGGCTTCTTTCGCCCTCGGGAGAGCGTGTCTCGCTGGCACAGCTTACCAACATCTCGATGGAAGATGGTGCTGAAACGATCTCTCGCGAAGGTGGCCAGCGCTTTGTGGCCATCAAATACAGCGTTCGCAATCGCGATCTCGGCAGCACCGTCGAAGAGGCCATCGCTAAAGTCAATGAGCAGGTAAAGCTCCCGCCCGGCTACAAGATCGACTGGGCTGGCGAGTACGAGAGCCAGAAGCGCTCCTCTCGCCGTCTCATGCTCGTGCTTCCCGTTACGATCCTCATCATCTTCATCATTCTCTATTCCATGTTTCACTCCGGCAAATGGGCCGGCCTTATCTTAGTCAATGTCTCAATGGCTCCAGTCGGCGGTCTGCTCGCTCTGCTCCTTACTCACACAAACTTCAGCGTCTCCTCTGGCGTCGGCTTTCTGGCTCTCTTCGGCGTCTCGGTTCAGACGGGTGTCATTATGCTCGAGTACATCAATCAGATGCGGGTTCGTGGCCACTCCATCGAAGAGTCCGCAATCGAAGGGGCAGTGCTTCGCCTTCGTCCCATCATGATGACCATGCTCGTTGCCACTCTAGGTCTTCTACCTGCAGCAACCTCGCACGGCATCGGGTCCGACTCGCAGCGTCCCTTCGCCATGGTCATCGTCGGCGGTCTCATTGGCGCGCTTCTCATCAGCGTCTTCCTTCTGCCCACGTTATACGTCTGGATTGCAAGGCCCGACGATGTCCTCCCTACCCCCGAGACGGAGTTTGAGAACTAA
- a CDS encoding ABC transporter permease: MQWFAQFFSRRHRYDDISVSIQEHMENRIEELMDDGISRKQAEQEARREFGNVALIEQRSREVWQWPALESIVADLKFTFRRLRTSPGFTATVLLTLAIGIGANTAIFSVLNSILLKPLPYPNSEQLVSLWLNAPGAGGLANFSNGLQLSSSMYLTFSQHNRTFETMGIWTPGTASVTGVAKPEEVRTEIVSDGVLETLKVPPVAGRWLSEVDQDPHGRKSVVLSYGYWQRRFGGDRNVIGRPIQVDAQTREVVGVMPRGFRLVDRDFDLLIPLALDRTNQKLAGFGFYGIARLKPGIAIAQADADIARLIPVWMDSWSNGPGTNPHFYETWRITPSLRSLKQQIIGGVSSMLWVVMATVGLVMLIACTNVANLLLVRAESRHQELSIRAALGAGRMRIARELMIESISLGLLGGVLAIVVAFVGLRLLVATGPVDLPRLSELSLDARSLGLTLALSILSGLFFGSIPAMRYARTQTSAMMGGGNRTASAGRARQHSRNVLVIAQVAMALVLLISALLMIRTFAALHRVEPGFADPQHLQTMHIWIPDLLVSDPQVVTHVQNNIADKIAAIPGVTSVGFAGSVPMENIDPNWDQIRVEGKNYEGGEPPLRLFNFVSPAYFNAMGTRFVAGHDFTWADIYDLRPKVIVSENFARESWGSASSAIGKRLRQFSNTPWQEVIGVVEDVRVHGVDEKAPAIVYWPAMINDPYTPKPTIDAPRFVTFAIRSNRAGTESFLNQVQQAVWSVNASLPLASVNTMQEIYSQSLARTSFTLVMLALAGAMALALSLVGIYGVISYAVSQRTREIGIRLALGAQKNLLRWMFVRSALVLTGVGIAVGLGAAAALMQLMKTLLFGISPLDPLTFFAVPVVLATAAAIASYLPARRAAGVDPVEALKAQ; encoded by the coding sequence TTGCAGTGGTTCGCTCAATTTTTCTCTCGACGCCACCGCTATGACGATATCTCCGTTTCGATCCAGGAACATATGGAGAACCGTATCGAGGAGTTGATGGACGACGGCATCTCGCGCAAGCAGGCAGAGCAGGAGGCGCGGCGCGAATTTGGCAACGTGGCTCTCATTGAACAGCGCAGCCGTGAAGTATGGCAATGGCCGGCGCTTGAATCCATTGTGGCCGACTTGAAGTTCACCTTCCGAAGGCTGCGGACGTCGCCGGGCTTTACCGCGACCGTTCTCCTTACGCTGGCGATCGGGATCGGGGCCAATACCGCGATCTTCAGCGTGTTGAACAGCATCCTTTTGAAGCCGTTGCCTTACCCCAATTCAGAACAGCTTGTCTCTCTATGGCTCAACGCTCCAGGCGCCGGGGGACTCGCCAACTTTTCCAACGGCCTTCAGCTCTCATCGTCGATGTACCTCACTTTCTCTCAGCACAATCGAACGTTCGAGACAATGGGTATTTGGACGCCGGGTACGGCCAGTGTAACGGGCGTGGCTAAACCGGAAGAGGTGCGAACCGAGATCGTGAGCGACGGCGTACTCGAGACACTTAAAGTTCCTCCTGTAGCCGGCCGTTGGCTTTCTGAAGTCGATCAGGATCCGCATGGACGAAAGAGCGTGGTATTGAGCTACGGGTATTGGCAACGCCGCTTCGGCGGAGATCGCAATGTGATCGGGCGCCCTATTCAGGTCGACGCCCAGACCAGAGAGGTTGTTGGCGTGATGCCGCGCGGCTTCCGGCTCGTCGATCGTGATTTCGATCTTCTGATCCCGCTGGCGCTGGATCGCACCAATCAAAAACTCGCAGGCTTCGGCTTCTACGGAATCGCTCGTCTCAAGCCCGGGATCGCGATCGCACAGGCAGATGCCGACATTGCGCGTCTGATTCCTGTCTGGATGGATTCCTGGTCAAACGGCCCCGGGACCAACCCTCACTTCTACGAGACGTGGCGAATCACACCCAGCCTCCGTTCACTGAAGCAGCAGATCATTGGCGGCGTAAGCAGTATGTTGTGGGTGGTTATGGCGACCGTCGGACTCGTGATGCTGATTGCATGCACCAACGTGGCCAATCTCCTGTTGGTGCGTGCGGAGTCTCGCCACCAGGAGCTTTCCATTCGAGCCGCGCTCGGCGCTGGCCGTATGCGCATCGCGCGTGAGCTGATGATCGAAAGCATATCGCTCGGACTCCTCGGCGGCGTACTTGCGATCGTGGTAGCCTTTGTCGGCTTGCGCCTCCTCGTTGCCACGGGTCCCGTCGATCTGCCGCGCCTGAGCGAACTCTCTCTCGATGCGCGCTCGCTCGGCCTGACTCTCGCTCTCTCGATTCTTTCGGGGCTGTTCTTCGGATCCATACCGGCTATGAGATATGCGCGGACCCAAACCTCTGCAATGATGGGAGGCGGAAACCGGACAGCCAGCGCTGGTCGTGCGCGGCAGCACTCGCGCAATGTACTGGTCATAGCACAGGTAGCCATGGCGCTCGTTCTGTTAATAAGCGCGTTGCTTATGATTCGCACCTTCGCTGCGCTGCACCGCGTCGAGCCCGGCTTTGCCGATCCTCAGCACCTGCAAACCATGCATATTTGGATTCCCGACCTGCTGGTCTCCGATCCGCAAGTGGTCACGCACGTTCAGAACAACATCGCCGACAAAATCGCTGCCATTCCGGGAGTCACTTCGGTTGGGTTCGCCGGATCTGTTCCCATGGAGAACATCGACCCCAACTGGGACCAGATTCGCGTAGAAGGAAAAAATTACGAAGGCGGGGAACCTCCTCTCAGGCTCTTCAACTTCGTCTCACCAGCGTACTTCAATGCTATGGGTACACGTTTTGTGGCTGGTCACGACTTCACATGGGCAGATATCTACGACCTGCGGCCCAAGGTGATCGTGTCGGAGAACTTTGCGCGGGAGTCGTGGGGTTCGGCGTCCTCGGCTATCGGCAAACGGCTCCGTCAGTTCTCAAACACTCCATGGCAGGAGGTGATCGGAGTCGTCGAAGATGTGAGGGTGCACGGCGTTGATGAGAAAGCGCCCGCCATCGTCTACTGGCCGGCAATGATCAACGATCCATATACGCCGAAGCCTACCATCGATGCCCCACGCTTTGTCACGTTCGCCATTCGCAGTAACCGTGCTGGAACTGAAAGCTTCCTCAACCAGGTGCAACAGGCCGTCTGGTCTGTGAACGCGAGCCTGCCGCTCGCATCGGTGAACACTATGCAGGAGATCTATAGCCAGTCGCTTGCGCGGACCTCATTCACGCTTGTAATGCTGGCGCTTGCCGGTGCAATGGCACTTGCCCTGAGCCTCGTCGGCATCTATGGAGTTATCTCATATGCTGTTTCGCAGAGGACTCGCGAAATAGGAATTCGACTGGCACTTGGAGCACAGAAAAACCTGCTGCGGTGGATGTTCGTTCGATCGGCTCTTGTGCTAACCGGAGTTGGCATTGCCGTTGGCCTTGGAGCAGCAGCTGCACTGATGCAGCTCATGAAAACCCTGCTCTTCGGCATCAGCCCGCTCGATCCCCTGACGTTCTTTGCGGTACCGGTTGTCCTGGCGACAGCGGCTGCGATTGCCAGCTATCTACCAGCGCGGCGCGCTGCTGGAGTCGATCCAGTCGAAGCGCTGAAAGCCCAGTAA
- a CDS encoding efflux RND transporter periplasmic adaptor subunit produces MSSISFRHPASLLFCFGACLLAGCSAKPSDLKSEAPPAAVVQPDADPNLVHVDHPDQFTLVAATDYAATSTIQVTGTVNPDISRTIPVISIASGRVVEVHARIGDYVKKGQLLMDVQSTDVSGAFGSYLKAVNDERLAKVQLDRAKILNDKGAIPNSQVEIAQNAEDDAKAALSASEEQLRVVGVDKNHPAATVKVYAPASGFIIAQNVTNAAAAGVTYAGSANAFTIADLSHVWIICDVYENDLPTVHLGQKADIRLTAYPDRVLTGVISDIGAVLDPQIRTAKVRIQVENPNTLMRVGMFATATIHGKTAQTHVQVPATAVLHLHDRDWVYTPAGDGKFRRVMVRGGASLPGNMQEIISGLNAGQQVVTNALALQNTADQ; encoded by the coding sequence ATGAGTTCAATCAGCTTCAGGCACCCTGCCTCTCTGTTGTTCTGCTTCGGCGCCTGTCTACTAGCAGGTTGCAGCGCAAAGCCATCCGATCTAAAAAGCGAAGCTCCACCGGCCGCTGTCGTCCAACCCGATGCCGACCCAAATCTGGTTCACGTTGATCACCCGGATCAGTTCACGCTGGTTGCGGCGACAGACTACGCTGCCACCTCCACGATCCAGGTCACCGGCACGGTAAATCCCGACATCTCGCGCACTATTCCGGTGATATCCATTGCCTCCGGCCGCGTCGTTGAGGTCCACGCCCGCATCGGTGACTACGTTAAGAAGGGCCAGCTCCTGATGGACGTTCAGAGCACCGACGTGTCCGGTGCTTTTGGCTCTTACCTGAAGGCTGTGAACGACGAACGTCTTGCCAAGGTACAGCTCGACCGGGCGAAGATCCTCAACGACAAGGGGGCCATTCCCAATAGTCAGGTTGAGATCGCCCAGAACGCCGAAGACGATGCAAAGGCCGCCCTATCTGCCTCCGAAGAGCAACTCCGCGTTGTTGGTGTTGACAAAAACCACCCAGCCGCAACGGTCAAGGTTTACGCACCCGCCTCGGGCTTTATCATCGCCCAAAATGTCACCAATGCCGCCGCAGCCGGAGTCACTTACGCCGGCTCGGCCAACGCCTTCACCATCGCCGACCTGTCGCACGTATGGATTATCTGCGACGTCTACGAGAACGATCTTCCCACAGTCCATCTCGGTCAGAAGGCGGACATCCGCCTCACCGCCTACCCCGACCGCGTTCTCACCGGCGTCATCAGCGACATCGGAGCCGTCCTCGATCCACAGATCCGCACGGCCAAGGTTCGTATTCAGGTTGAGAATCCCAACACCCTAATGCGCGTCGGCATGTTTGCCACCGCCACCATTCACGGCAAGACCGCGCAGACGCACGTGCAGGTGCCTGCCACCGCAGTACTCCATCTGCACGACCGCGACTGGGTCTACACTCCCGCCGGGGACGGCAAGTTCCGCCGAGTGATGGTGCGCGGGGGCGCATCCTTGCCGGGCAATATGCAGGAGATTATCTCCGGCCTTAACGCGGGCCAGCAGGTCGTCACCAACGCCCTCGCGCTGCAGAACACGGCGGATCAGTAA
- a CDS encoding TolC family protein — MTKKKHRILLVASCLLLVARVAFPQTQPSSSAPAAITMQQAVDIARMKNPNLLSSQQNLLSVKAQEIQAGVRANPYFGFTGSNITLPAEGASNPYSYSLQVSRLFERGEKRRWRLDSARSTTAQTDAQYHQQEQQTILAVRQAFTSFVIAKAAKKLADDNLSDFRHELDIGRERYKAGDIAKLDFERLDLQLAQFESDESNAITNAQQASIQLQALLGYDKARTDFDVIGDVVPPLVSDTMEGLEQKALAARPDYHAAHLGVAVADANVKLAYANGTTDPTLEGEYDRSGTYNSAGFNFNIPIRIFDRNQGNKETSKYLAQASRFTELATRNQVVADVDQAWSGYANAKVLSDRYNGHYLDEAKDVLDIAQFSYQHGGLALIDYLDALRESRSVTSDALNAYSQTWMAIHQLSFATATEIVP, encoded by the coding sequence ATGACGAAGAAAAAACATCGAATCCTCCTTGTTGCCTCCTGCCTTCTGCTCGTGGCTCGTGTCGCGTTTCCGCAGACTCAGCCATCCAGCTCCGCCCCTGCCGCCATCACCATGCAGCAGGCCGTAGATATAGCGCGAATGAAGAATCCCAACCTGCTCTCCTCACAGCAGAACCTGCTCTCAGTCAAAGCTCAGGAGATTCAGGCTGGAGTTAGAGCCAATCCCTACTTCGGATTTACTGGATCAAACATAACTCTTCCTGCAGAGGGAGCCTCTAATCCATATTCCTATAGTTTGCAGGTTTCGAGGCTCTTCGAGCGCGGCGAGAAGCGTCGCTGGCGTCTCGACAGCGCCCGCTCCACCACGGCCCAGACCGACGCCCAATACCACCAGCAGGAGCAACAGACCATACTTGCCGTGCGCCAGGCCTTCACCAGCTTCGTCATCGCAAAGGCTGCAAAAAAACTAGCCGACGACAACCTAAGCGACTTCAGGCACGAGCTCGACATCGGACGGGAGCGCTACAAAGCCGGAGATATCGCCAAGCTCGACTTCGAACGCCTCGACCTCCAGCTGGCTCAGTTTGAATCTGACGAGTCCAACGCCATCACGAATGCCCAGCAGGCCAGCATCCAACTTCAGGCTCTCCTGGGCTATGACAAAGCTCGCACCGACTTCGATGTCATCGGTGATGTTGTGCCGCCGCTCGTCTCCGACACGATGGAAGGGCTGGAACAGAAGGCGCTCGCCGCGCGCCCCGACTACCATGCCGCCCATCTCGGCGTGGCCGTTGCCGATGCCAACGTCAAGCTCGCCTACGCGAACGGCACCACCGACCCAACCCTCGAAGGCGAATATGACCGCAGCGGCACCTATAACTCTGCCGGCTTCAACTTCAATATTCCCATCCGAATCTTTGATCGAAATCAGGGGAATAAAGAGACCAGCAAATATCTCGCACAGGCTAGTCGCTTCACCGAGCTTGCGACCCGCAATCAGGTAGTCGCCGACGTAGATCAGGCTTGGTCCGGCTACGCTAATGCCAAGGTCCTCTCCGACCGCTACAACGGCCACTACCTCGACGAAGCGAAGGACGTTCTCGATATCGCCCAGTTCAGTTATCAGCACGGCGGCCTTGCCCTGATCGACTATCTGGACGCACTGCGCGAATCCCGCTCCGTCACATCCGACGCTCTCAACGCCTACTCCCAGACATGGATGGCAATCCACCAGCTAAGCTTCGCCACCGCCACCGAGATAGTCCCATAG
- a CDS encoding glycosyltransferase family 39 protein, which translates to MFARIRKSAFGPALCGLFLVLAIVVSHPVAEMGLDDDWSYIWSARVLADTGHVVYNGWSAAMLGWQLYLGALFFKIFGFSFFIARVSVLVVAVATIMLAQRLLVRLGVNEWNATVGALMIALSPVFLSVAFSFMSDVPGFFCIVLCFYSCARAIQASTTRKAIGWLVFAALSNAVGGTVRQLAWLGALVMVPSVAWHLRRRAGIPIVAAALWLISVGMIGWSMYWFRHQPYSLTDALVHIPHGRVGGVLKNIVLRNSLAICFFVLPIITAFIVKLPFRDRLTRFEATALLTAFAVAGLLGLIFSKQISLELEFTSSTVINGGLTSGSGILGVQPDVLPYDCRMVLTLLVLAALSGFILFLLNVSKIQRPHWKGKATFTWSSTFAMFGPFTMAYIVLLVTRTNIFDRYLIPLIFVAVVGLLRLYEERVGGRLPLLTVALILMFGAFGVAELHDLYARDRAVLAITNEVLSTGVTKSEIRAGFEYDAWTELENSRYVNDSRLMVPTGAYKTHPMRQGLSPACQSWFSGLMPSLNIHYALAYDQSTCYETSSFAPVSFQSWLPSHNRTLYVQRVP; encoded by the coding sequence TTGTTTGCGCGAATTCGTAAATCTGCATTCGGTCCTGCCTTGTGCGGTCTGTTTCTTGTCCTTGCGATTGTTGTTTCACATCCTGTAGCCGAGATGGGTCTGGATGACGATTGGTCTTACATTTGGAGCGCACGGGTACTCGCCGATACGGGGCACGTTGTTTATAACGGATGGTCGGCCGCTATGCTGGGTTGGCAACTGTACCTCGGCGCACTCTTCTTCAAGATATTCGGATTTTCTTTTTTTATTGCTAGGGTCTCCGTACTAGTTGTTGCGGTAGCGACGATCATGTTGGCTCAACGCCTTCTCGTTCGCTTAGGAGTGAACGAGTGGAACGCTACGGTCGGCGCTCTGATGATTGCGCTGTCACCAGTGTTTTTGTCAGTGGCCTTTAGCTTTATGTCCGACGTCCCGGGGTTTTTCTGTATAGTTCTTTGTTTCTACAGTTGCGCACGCGCGATTCAGGCAAGCACGACGCGGAAGGCGATTGGATGGCTCGTGTTTGCAGCGCTATCAAATGCAGTTGGTGGGACTGTCCGCCAGTTAGCTTGGCTTGGGGCTCTGGTAATGGTTCCTTCCGTAGCATGGCATCTTCGGAGAAGGGCTGGCATTCCGATAGTGGCAGCTGCGTTGTGGCTCATCAGTGTCGGAATGATCGGATGGAGTATGTACTGGTTCCGCCACCAACCTTACTCACTTACCGATGCGCTCGTACACATCCCGCATGGACGAGTAGGCGGTGTGCTGAAGAACATAGTGCTGCGTAATAGCCTAGCTATCTGTTTCTTCGTCCTTCCAATTATCACCGCCTTCATAGTCAAGCTGCCCTTTCGTGATCGGCTAACGCGTTTTGAAGCTACTGCGCTATTAACTGCCTTTGCAGTGGCGGGGCTTCTCGGTTTGATTTTCAGCAAGCAGATTAGCCTCGAACTTGAGTTCACTAGCAGCACCGTTATAAACGGAGGATTGACTAGCGGATCTGGAATTCTTGGTGTACAGCCGGATGTACTTCCTTATGACTGTCGCATGGTGCTCACTCTGCTAGTCCTAGCTGCTCTCTCGGGTTTCATTCTATTTCTACTTAACGTTTCCAAAATTCAACGCCCGCATTGGAAAGGCAAAGCGACATTCACATGGAGTAGTACGTTTGCGATGTTTGGTCCATTTACCATGGCCTACATCGTATTGCTCGTGACAAGGACAAACATCTTCGACAGATACCTGATTCCCTTGATCTTTGTGGCCGTAGTGGGTCTTTTGAGGTTATATGAGGAGAGAGTCGGTGGTCGTCTACCGTTGTTGACCGTGGCTTTAATTCTGATGTTTGGAGCCTTTGGTGTTGCTGAACTTCACGACTTGTATGCCAGAGATCGTGCGGTGTTGGCAATCACAAACGAAGTGCTGTCTACGGGTGTGACTAAAAGTGAGATTCGTGCTGGATTTGAATACGACGCCTGGACAGAACTCGAGAATTCTCGTTATGTCAACGATTCTCGGTTGATGGTTCCAACAGGAGCTTACAAGACTCATCCAATGCGGCAAGGTCTTTCGCCGGCATGTCAATCCTGGTTTTCAGGCCTCATGCCGTCGTTGAATATTCACTATGCTTTGGCGTACGACCAATCAACGTGCTATGAAACATCATCTTTTGCGCCTGTTTCCTTTCAGTCGTGGTTACCTTCTCACAATCGCACTCTATACGTTCAGAGGGTCCCGTAA
- a CDS encoding PadR family transcriptional regulator: protein MAKNPKHRDLFPGALEVMILQSLRLHPMHGYALVKHIKQVSDDLLQVEEGSLYPALQRMLKEGWLEAETGVSTKGRPTRIYRLTDAGIRHLEKEVISFEKMFAGITRVLAVAKA from the coding sequence ATGGCGAAGAACCCCAAACATCGCGATCTTTTCCCTGGTGCGCTGGAGGTCATGATTCTTCAGTCCCTGCGACTACACCCCATGCATGGCTATGCACTCGTGAAGCATATTAAACAGGTGTCCGACGACCTGCTGCAGGTGGAAGAAGGTTCTCTCTATCCGGCACTCCAGCGAATGCTGAAGGAAGGCTGGCTCGAAGCGGAGACCGGAGTTTCTACCAAGGGCCGCCCCACGCGCATTTATCGACTTACTGACGCGGGCATCCGCCACCTCGAGAAAGAAGTCATCAGCTTCGAAAAGATGTTCGCCGGCATCACGCGCGTGCTCGCTGTTGCCAAGGCGTAG